A genomic stretch from Astatotilapia calliptera chromosome 4, fAstCal1.2, whole genome shotgun sequence includes:
- the gfap gene encoding glial fibrillary acidic protein, protein MESQRVQSSYRKRFGPQSSSSSGVRIGGLSSSRLSWHGTPRNVTHSSPVSRISLGSSSTALLLGSPVDRLDFSADSLLKAQYKETRTNEKMEMMGLNDRFASYIEKVRLLEQQNKVLVAELNQLKGKEPSRLGDIYQEELRELRRQVDGLTNNKARLEVERDNLAADLAVLKQKLQDEIGLRQDAENNLNGFRQDVDEASLNRVQLERKIDALQDEINFLKKIHEEELRELQEQIMAQQVHVDLDVSKPDLTAALRDIRVQYENMASSNMQETEEWYRSKFADLTDAANRNAEALRQAKQEANEYRRQIQVVTCDLEALRGTNESLERQLREMEERCAMETAGYQDTVSRLEEEIQALKEEMARHLQEYQDLLNVKLALDIEIATYRKLLEGEESRITIPVQSFSNMQFRETNLDTKTPEAHVKRSILVRTVETRDGEIIKESTTEHKDLP, encoded by the exons ATGGAGAGTCAGAGAGTCCAGTCCTCGTACAGAAAGCGTTTTGGGCCCCAGAGCTCGAGCAGCTCTGGAGTCAGAATTGGTGGCCTTTCTTCTAGCCGCCTCTCCTGGCATGGCACCCCTCGCAATGTCACCCACTCCAGTCCTGTGTCACGGATCTCCCTGGGCTCAAGCAGCACAGCCCTGCTGCTGGGGAGCCCCGTTGACCGGCTGGACTTCTCAGCTGACTCTCTGTTGAAGGCCCAGTACAAGGAAACACGAACTAACGAGAAGATGGAGATGATGGGCCTGAATGATCGCTTTGCCAGTTACATAGAGAAGGTGCGCCTGCTGGAGCAGCAGAATAAGGTGCTGGTGGCAGAGCTGAACCAGCTGAAGGGGAAGGAGCCAAGCCGACTGGGAGACATCTACCAGGAGGAGCTCAGGGAGCTACGACGACAAGTGGATGGTCTCACCAACAACAAGGCTCGACTGGAGGTCGAGAGGGATAACCTGGCTGCAGATCTGGCTGTACTTAAGCAGAA ACTGCAAGATGAAATCGGGCTCCGACAGGATGCAGAAAATAATCTAAATGGCTTCAGACAG GATGTGGATGAGGCATCTTTAAATCGTGTCCAGCTGGAGAGGAAGATTGATGCACTGCAGGACGAGATAAACTTCTTGAAGAAAATTCATGAGGAG GAACTGCGTGAGTTACAGGAGCAGATCATGGCCCAGCAGGTCCATGTTGATCTTGATGTGTCTAAACCAGACCTGACTGCTGCTCTCAGAGACATTAGGGTCCAATATGAAAACATGGCAAGTTCGAATATGCAGGAGACTGAGGAATGGTATCGATCCAAG TTTGCTGACCTGACAGATGCAGCCAATAGAAATGCAGAAGCCCTCCGCCAGGCCAAGCAGGAAGCCAATGAATATCGTCGTCAGATCCAAGTGGTCACCTGTGACCTGGAGGCTCTTCGTGGCACA AATGAGTCACTGGAACGCCAGCTCCGGGAAATGGAGGAGCGCTGTGCCATGGAAACAGCGGGATACCAGGATACAGTGAGCCGACTGGAGGAGGAAATCCAGGCACTGAAAGAGGAGATGGCAAGGCACCTGCAGGAGTACCAGGATCTCCTCAATGTCAAACTGGCTCTGGATATTGAGATTGCCACATACAGGAAGCTcctggagggagaggagagcag GATCACGATTCCAGTTCAAAGCTTTTCCAACATGCAGTTTAGAG AAACTAACTTGGACACTAAAACTCCTGAGGCCCATGTGAAGAGAAGCATCCTGGTTCGAACTGTGGAGACCAGGGATGGGGAG aTCATTAAGGAATCAACCACTGAACACAAAGATCTTCCTTAA
- the map3k3 gene encoding mitogen-activated protein kinase kinase kinase 3 yields MNERQALHSIMKDLVALQMTRRQPVLSHDSGKPKTPAQANRQDDVRIKFEFSGERRILVFGRPVQFEEIQQKVKTVFGQQLDLHYMNNELSIPLRGQDDLDKAIDLLDRSSNMKSIRILLLTQEHSNASSPSHHVPCKQVRIKSSHSTGDVSTVYQSSEPRGRHLSTGSQNTGRSSPPPGYVPERQQRIARQGSYTSINSEGEFIPETSDQCVLDPWSSAENSISGSCQSLDSNSDSPSLRKSRMHRAKSYPDNRQECSDRENHVYDRVAGKGGTFPRRYLVSLPYKDNSEGRRTFPRIRRPQGNLFTLVPSRRSLNGSEESLGSWQQVDAQGRLRPQDRSVPHKSPSAPVTWRRGKLLGQGAFGQVYLCYDVDTGRELAAKQVQFDPDSPETSKEVSALECEIQLLKNLHHERIVQYYGCLRDHNEKTLTIFMEYMPGGSVKDQLKAYGALTENVTRKYTRQILEGMSYLHSNMIVHRDIKGANILRDSAGNVKLGDFGASKRLQTICMSGTGIRSVTGTPYWMSPEVISGEGYGRKADVWSLGCTVVEMLTEKPPWAEYEAMAAIFKIATQPTNPLLPSHTSDQARDFIRSIFVEAKHRPSAEELLRHPFSQILC; encoded by the exons ATGA ATGAGAGGCAGGCTCTCCACTCTATAATGAAGGACCTCGTTGCTCTCCAGATGACGCGGCGGCAGCCTGTGTTGTCTCATGACAGCGGTAAACCCAAAACACCAGCACAGGCCAACAGACAG GACGACGTCAGGATAAAGTTTGAGTTCTCAGGAGAGAGGAG gatCCTGGTCTTTGGACGACCTGTACAGTTTGAGGAAATTCAGCAGAAAGTCAAGACGGTCTTTGGCCAGCAGCTAGACCTGCATTATATGAACAATGAG TTGTCCATTCCTCTGCGAGGACAGGATGACCTTGACAAGGCAATCGACTTACTAGACCGGAGCTCCAACATGAAGAGCATCAGGATACTGCTTCTCACTCAGgagcacagcaat GCGTCCTCTCCTTCCCACCACGTGCCATGTAAGCAGGTGAGGATCAAATCCTCCCACTCCACTGGAGATGTGAGCACAGTGTACCAAAGCTCCGAGCCCAGGGGGCGTCACCTATCAACTG GTTCTCAGAACACAGGGCGTAGTTCCCCACCTCCTGGCTACGTCCCTGAACGCCAGCAGAGGATTGCCCGCCAAGGTTCATACACCAGCATAAACAGTGAGGGAGAGTTCATCCCAGAAACCAGCGATCAATGC GTGCTGGATCCCTGGAGCAGTGCAGAGAACTCAATTTCTGGAAGCTGCCAGTCTCTGGACAGCAACTCAGACAG CCCCTCACTGAGGAAGTCTCGCATGCACAGAGCCAAGAGTTACCCTGATAATCGTCAAGAGTGCTCAG ATCGGGAGAATCATGTGTATGACAGGGTTGCAGGGAAGGGAGGCACCTTTCCTCGAAGGTACCTTGTGTCCCTCCCTTATAAGGACAACAGTGAAG GTCGCCGAACGTTTCCACGGATTCGTCGCCCTCAGGGGAACCTTTTCACTCTAGTGCCCTCAAGACGGTCACTCAACGGCAGTGAGGAGAGTCTGGGCAGCTGGCAGCAGGTCGACGCACAAGGCAGGCTACGCCCCCAGGATCGTTCTGTTCCCCATAAGT cgCCCAGTGCTCCGGTGACGTGGCGCCGAGGGAAGCTTCTGGGCCAGGGCGCGTTTGGTCAGGTTTACCTGTGTTATGATGTAGATACTGGGAGAGAGCTGGCTGCCAAGCAAGTCCAGTTTGATCCTGACAGTCCTGAGACCAGTAAG GAGGTCAGCGCTTTAGAGTGCGAAATCCAGCTGCTGAAAAACCTACATCACGAGCGCATTGTTCAGTACTACGGTTGTTTGAGGGATCACAATGAGAAAACTCTCACTATTTTCATGGAGTACATGCCGGGG GGTTCTGTCAAAGATCAGCTGAAGGCCTATGGGGCCCTGACAGAAAATGTCACCCGCAAGTACACAAGGCAGATACTGGAAGGCATGTCCTATCTGCACAGCAACATGATTGTACACAGGGACATCAAAG GTGCCAACATCCTGCGGGATTCAGCGGGAAACGTGAAGCTTGGAGATTTTGGTGCCAGCAAAAGGCTCCAGACCATCTGCATGTCTGGCACCGGCATACGCTCTGTAACCGGCACCCCCTACTGGATGAGTCCGGAGGTGATCAGTGGAGAGGGCTACGGAAGGAAAGCTGATGTCTG GAGTCTTGGTTGCACAGTGGTCGAAATGCTGACAGAAAAGCCACCGTGGGCTGAATATGAGGCCATGGCAGCGATATTCAAGATTGCCACCCAGCCCACCAACCCGCTTCTGCCCTCGCACACGTCCGACCAGGCACGGGACTTCATCCGCAGCATTTTTGTGGAAGCCAAACACAGGCCCAGTGCTGAGGAGCTGCTCAGACACCCTTTCTCCCAGATACTGTGTTGA